A single region of the Panthera tigris isolate Pti1 chromosome B1, P.tigris_Pti1_mat1.1, whole genome shotgun sequence genome encodes:
- the NEUROG2 gene encoding neurogenin-2: MFVKSETLELKEEEDVLVLLGSASPASAALTPLSSSADEEEEEELGASGGARRQLGAEAGPGGLGGPSAGAEGCRPARLLGLVHECKRRPSRARAVSRGAKTAETVQRIKKTRRLKANNRERNRMHNLNAALDALREVLPTFPEDAKLTKIETLRFAHNYIWALTETLRLADHCGGGGGGLPGALFSETVLLSPGSASASLSSSGDSPSPASTWSCTNSPAPSSSASSNSTSPYSCTLSPASPAGSDMDYWQPPPPDKHRYAPHLPIVRDCI, from the coding sequence ATGTTTGTCAAATCCGAGACCTTGGAGTTGAAGGAGGAAGAGGACGTGCTGGTCCTGCTCGGCTCGGCCTCCCCCGCCTCGGCTGCCCTCACCCCACTGTCGTCCAGCGCCgacgaggaggaagaggaggagctggGCGCGTCGGGAGGGGCGCGACGGCAGCTTGGGGCCGAGGCCGGGCCCGGGGGGCTGGGCGGCCCGTCGGCCGGAGCTGAGGGCTGCCGGCCAGCGCGGCTGCTGGGTCTGGTGCATGAATGCAAGCGGCGCCCCTCCAGGGCGCGGGCCGTTTCCCGCGGCGCCAAGACAGCCGAGACCGTGCAGCGCATCAAGAAGACCCGTAGACTGAAGGCCAACAACCGTGAGCGCAACCGCATGCACAACCTCAATGCGGCGCTGGACGCGTTGCGCGAGGTACTCCCCACGTTCCCGGAGGACGCCAAGCTTACCAAGATCGAGACCCTGCGCTTTGCCCACAATTATATCTGGGCGCTTACCGAGACCCTTCGCCTGGCGGACCACTGCGGGGGTGGCGGCGGAGGCCTGCCGGGGGCGCTCTTTTCCGAGACCGTGTTGCTGAGTCCGGGAAGCGCTAGCGCCTCCCTGAGCAGCAGCGGAGACAGTCCGTCGCCTGCCTCCACCTGGAGCTGCACCAACAGCCCGGCGCCGTCCTCCTCGGCGTCTTCCAACTCCACCTCCCCCTACAGCTGCACTTTATCTCCTGCCAGCCCGGCTGGTTCTGACATGGACTATTGGCAGCCCCCACCTCCCGACAAGCACCGCTACGCACCTCACCTCCCCATAGTCAGGGACTGTATCTAG